A region from the Salidesulfovibrio onnuriiensis genome encodes:
- a CDS encoding ubiquinone/menaquinone biosynthesis methyltransferase has translation MTDQDGKSVEISGAHREHGRQVVDMFSRIAGWYDFLNHFLSAGQDIYWRYRLARAANPAPDGTVLDLAAGTMDVSVELLRQYPGIRVAALDYTYEMLAQGRKRKLRHGRENVIFPVRADGRALPMPDASVDAVTIAFGIRNILPREAAYKEVLRVLKPGGRFCILEFGTGSRRVWKGVYNFYLDRLLPLIGKIVSGDSGAYRYLADTIRSFPDERSLAAEMVDAGFERVYHVPMMSGIVYLHVGEKAG, from the coding sequence ATGACCGACCAGGACGGAAAATCCGTCGAAATATCCGGCGCGCACCGCGAGCACGGCCGCCAGGTGGTGGACATGTTCAGCCGCATCGCGGGCTGGTACGATTTTCTCAATCATTTCCTGAGCGCGGGCCAGGACATCTACTGGCGCTACCGCCTGGCGCGGGCCGCGAACCCGGCCCCGGACGGCACGGTGCTCGACCTGGCCGCGGGCACCATGGACGTTTCCGTGGAACTGCTGCGCCAGTACCCCGGCATCCGGGTGGCCGCTCTGGACTACACCTACGAGATGCTGGCCCAGGGCAGGAAGCGCAAGCTGCGCCACGGGCGTGAGAACGTCATCTTTCCGGTGCGGGCAGACGGCCGGGCCCTGCCCATGCCCGACGCAAGCGTGGACGCGGTCACCATCGCCTTCGGCATCCGCAACATCCTGCCGCGCGAGGCGGCCTACAAGGAGGTCCTCCGGGTGCTCAAGCCGGGAGGGCGTTTCTGCATTCTGGAGTTCGGCACGGGCAGCCGCCGGGTCTGGAAGGGGGTGTACAATTTCTATCTGGACAGGCTGCTTCCGCTCATCGGCAAGATCGTCTCGGGCGATTCCGGGGCCTACCGCTATCTGGCCGACACCATCCGGTCCTTTCCGGACGAGCGCAGCCTGGCCGCCGAGATGGTGGACGCGGGCTTCGAAAGGGTTTACCACGTGCCCATGATGTCGGGCATTGTGTATCTCCATGTCGGCGAGAAGGCGGGCTAG
- a CDS encoding DUF2065 domain-containing protein, with product MNIDWTLFLSALGLAFVFEGIPYFLFAERMPKVLLTLAAQPKRHLRILGLTSIILGILVVSFARSAAG from the coding sequence ATGAATATCGACTGGACACTCTTTCTCAGCGCCCTGGGGCTGGCCTTCGTCTTCGAGGGCATCCCCTATTTTCTGTTCGCAGAACGCATGCCCAAGGTGCTCCTGACCCTGGCGGCCCAGCCCAAGCGCCACCTGCGCATCCTGGGGCTGACCTCCATCATCCTCGGCATCCTCGTGGTGTCGTTCGCACGCTCCGCGGCCGGCTAG
- a CDS encoding nucleotide sugar dehydrogenase, which yields MVRFEDLKRKKDSIAVLGLGYVGLPLAVSLGRYFHVLGVDISQQRVDELSKGFDRTGEVDFSAVSDVDLEFTADVSRLKEARCIIVAVPTPIDEYRSPDLRPVVGASTTVGRHMAKGSVVVYESTVYPGLTEEICVPLLEKESGLTCGKDFKVGYSPERINPGDKEHRLETIVKVVAGMDEESAELLDQVYSSIIRAGTHRARDIRTAEAAKVIENTQRDLNIALMNELAVIFDRMGIDTMDVLEAAGTKWNFLPFRPGLVGGHCIGVDPYYLTFKAEAMGLHPKVILAGREINDGMGKFIAEATVKRMIRDGAVIKGARVGILGFTFKDNVPDLRNTRVVDVVAELKDYGVDVIVTDPLADFEEAQEEYGMHLRPLEDLRDLDALILTVAHDAYRSIPLSEIKTWFRKPEKATIIDVKCFFDREELEKENVACWRL from the coding sequence ATGGTCCGTTTTGAAGACCTGAAAAGAAAAAAAGACAGCATCGCCGTTTTGGGGCTGGGCTATGTGGGGCTTCCCCTGGCCGTGTCCCTGGGCCGCTACTTTCATGTGCTGGGCGTGGATATTTCCCAGCAGCGCGTGGACGAGCTCTCCAAGGGCTTCGACCGCACCGGAGAAGTGGATTTCAGCGCGGTCAGCGACGTGGACCTGGAGTTCACGGCCGACGTTTCCCGCCTCAAGGAGGCCCGCTGCATCATCGTGGCCGTGCCCACGCCCATCGATGAATACCGCTCCCCGGACCTGCGTCCGGTTGTGGGAGCCAGCACCACCGTGGGCAGGCACATGGCCAAGGGCAGCGTGGTGGTCTACGAATCCACGGTCTACCCGGGGCTGACCGAGGAAATCTGCGTTCCCCTGCTGGAAAAGGAATCCGGCCTCACCTGCGGCAAGGATTTCAAGGTGGGCTATTCGCCCGAGCGCATCAACCCGGGCGACAAGGAACACCGGCTGGAAACCATCGTCAAGGTGGTGGCCGGCATGGACGAGGAAAGCGCCGAGCTGCTCGACCAGGTCTATTCCTCCATCATCCGGGCCGGGACGCACCGCGCCCGCGACATCCGCACGGCCGAGGCCGCCAAGGTCATCGAGAACACCCAGCGCGACCTGAACATCGCGCTCATGAACGAACTGGCCGTGATTTTCGACCGCATGGGCATCGACACCATGGACGTGCTCGAGGCCGCGGGAACCAAATGGAACTTCCTGCCCTTCAGGCCGGGCCTGGTGGGCGGCCACTGCATCGGCGTGGACCCCTACTACCTGACCTTCAAGGCCGAGGCCATGGGCCTGCATCCCAAGGTCATCCTGGCCGGGCGCGAGATCAACGACGGCATGGGTAAGTTCATCGCCGAGGCCACGGTCAAGCGCATGATCAGGGACGGCGCGGTCATCAAGGGCGCGCGCGTGGGCATCCTGGGCTTCACCTTCAAGGATAACGTGCCCGACCTGCGCAACACCCGCGTGGTGGACGTGGTGGCCGAGCTCAAGGACTATGGCGTGGACGTCATCGTCACCGATCCCCTGGCCGACTTCGAGGAGGCCCAGGAGGAATACGGCATGCACCTGCGGCCCCTGGAGGACCTGCGCGATCTGGATGCGCTGATCCTGACCGTGGCCCACGACGCCTACCGCTCCATTCCGCTTTCCGAGATCAAGACCTGGTTCCGCAAGCCGGAGAAGGCCACGATCATCGACGTGAAATGCTTCTTCGACCGCGAAGAGCTGGAAAAGGAAAACGTCGCCTGCTGGCGGCTGTAA
- the mqnB gene encoding futalosine hydrolase: MLAFVTATAKEMRAALSGLGAPVVEQGGMVSWKYMGRDWLLCVSGVGLVNAGIMTGRILERGARGVLNAGVAGTFAPDAAPMGSAWLADVEVWPEYGLQREDGSIDPRGIGFPLGQSGGEPVFDRVGLDPRAAAAAMDLSGAQGIPEAAFLSVSAVTGTGKRAQKLRKVFDVRLENMEGFAFALGCAQAGAPFLELRTVSNVVGSRSKEDWNLEGALTALGDACSRVLQAS; encoded by the coding sequence ATGCTCGCTTTCGTCACCGCCACCGCCAAGGAGATGCGCGCGGCCCTTTCCGGGCTGGGGGCGCCCGTGGTGGAGCAGGGCGGCATGGTCTCCTGGAAGTACATGGGCCGGGACTGGCTGCTGTGCGTCAGCGGCGTCGGTCTCGTCAATGCCGGGATCATGACCGGCCGCATCCTGGAGCGGGGCGCTCGCGGCGTGCTCAATGCGGGCGTGGCCGGCACCTTTGCCCCGGACGCCGCGCCCATGGGCTCGGCCTGGCTGGCGGATGTCGAGGTCTGGCCCGAGTACGGGCTGCAACGCGAGGACGGTTCCATTGATCCGCGCGGCATCGGCTTTCCCCTGGGCCAATCCGGAGGCGAGCCCGTGTTCGACCGGGTGGGCCTGGATCCGCGCGCTGCGGCCGCCGCCATGGACCTGTCCGGGGCCCAAGGGATCCCCGAGGCCGCCTTCCTGAGCGTCAGCGCGGTGACCGGCACGGGCAAGCGCGCGCAGAAGCTGAGGAAAGTGTTTGACGTGCGGCTGGAGAACATGGAAGGGTTTGCCTTTGCACTCGGCTGCGCCCAGGCGGGTGCGCCGTTCCTCGAACTGCGCACCGTGTCCAATGTGGTGGGTTCGAGGAGCAAGGAGGACTGGAATCTTGAGGGGGCGCTGACCGCGTTGGGGGATGCCTGTTCCCGAGTACTACAAGCGAGCTGA
- a CDS encoding polyprenyl synthetase family protein, protein MTELLQYFERELPGVNAFLVDEAARLNGLVREVALHILKSGGKRIRPMLTILMARAQGYAKDDFLPMACALELLHSATLLHDDYLDDADMRRGSKASHLVFGRTETILAGDALLALANEMGARYGKARLSALLAKGTMETAVGEIEEIQFSKNPALDRDVYMDIIIGKTARLIETACRCGVAMATDSTEAEDAAGEYGLNLGIAFQLVDDALDYASPTTETGKPEGGDLKEGKVTLPLILLMEDADEAANEELLDALREKRLTPDQCVSIVEQVVDGGYADRTRQEAAAYVERAKQALAGFPDCREVTVLKQAADYVLTRTK, encoded by the coding sequence ATGACAGAATTGCTGCAATATTTCGAAAGGGAGCTGCCGGGCGTCAACGCCTTTCTGGTGGACGAGGCCGCCAGGCTGAACGGCCTGGTGCGCGAGGTGGCCCTGCATATCCTCAAATCCGGGGGCAAGCGCATCCGGCCCATGCTGACCATTCTCATGGCCCGGGCCCAGGGCTACGCCAAGGACGACTTCCTGCCCATGGCCTGCGCCCTGGAACTGCTGCACTCCGCCACCCTGCTGCACGACGACTACCTGGACGACGCGGACATGCGCCGCGGCAGCAAGGCCTCCCATCTGGTTTTCGGCCGCACCGAGACCATCCTGGCGGGCGACGCGCTGTTGGCCCTGGCCAATGAAATGGGCGCGCGCTACGGCAAGGCTCGGCTTTCGGCCCTGCTGGCCAAGGGCACCATGGAGACCGCCGTGGGCGAGATCGAGGAGATCCAGTTTTCCAAGAATCCGGCCCTGGACAGGGACGTGTACATGGATATCATTATCGGCAAGACCGCCCGGCTCATCGAGACGGCCTGCCGCTGCGGCGTGGCCATGGCCACGGATTCCACCGAGGCGGAGGACGCCGCCGGGGAATACGGCCTGAACCTGGGCATCGCCTTCCAGCTGGTGGACGACGCCCTGGACTACGCCTCCCCCACCACCGAAACCGGCAAGCCCGAAGGGGGAGACCTCAAGGAGGGCAAGGTGACCCTGCCCCTCATCCTGCTCATGGAGGATGCGGACGAGGCCGCCAACGAGGAACTGCTGGACGCGCTCCGGGAAAAACGGCTTACCCCGGACCAGTGTGTTTCCATCGTGGAGCAGGTGGTGGACGGCGGATACGCCGACAGGACGCGGCAGGAGGCCGCGGCATACGTGGAGCGGGCCAAGCAGGCCCTGGCGGGCTTCCCGGACTGTCGGGAAGTGACCGTGCTCAAACAGGCAGCCGACTACGTGCTGACCAGGACAAAGTAA
- a CDS encoding AIR synthase-related protein, with protein MLFRVEVGLKAHVRDVLGERVVRKIENELHLAVDGIRIINVYTLEGLTREQVDLALERAALHDPVLHEVSLAPLARDFDWALEVGFRPGVTDNAGRTARETLGVVLGIPTGGVRVYTSNQYLISGALDEATVEHVAKDLLANELIQRFEYKSAAEWKAQSGFEAKAAEVTGRASDEVAVINLSAMSDAEMMDFSRANTLALSLKELHTIRDYYARPEVKEERAALGLPADPTDAEVEVLAQTWSEHCKHKIFSSQITYANKDTGKISSVDSLYKTYIQNSTKAIRQRNAESGKYGDYCLSVFKDNAGVIDFSEDLNVCVKMETHNSPSALDPYGGALTGIVGVNRDPMGTGMGANLLCNTDVFCFASPYHEGELPPRLLHPRRVFEGVREGVEHGGNKSGIPTVNGSIVFDERYLGKPLVYCGTIGSMPKTVAGRPSHEKKARDGDIIVMSGGRIGKDGIHGATFSSEELHEGSPATAVQIGDPITQRKMYDFLMRARDRGLYNAITDNGAGGLSSSVGEMAEDSGGFDMDLAKAPLKYDGLRPWEILISEAQERMTMAVPADKLDEFMALSREMDVESTALGTFNSKGRYLVRYNDKIVTCLDMEFLHGGVPQMELEAVWERPVIEQGGTPDVADHGALLHDMLGRLNICSKEYVVRQYDHEVQGRSVVKPMVGKKSDGPSNAGVLRPDLASERGLVVSHGICPKYSDIDTYWMMANAIDEGIRNAVAVGADPDYMAGVDNFCWCDPVQSESTPDGRYKLAQLVRANEALSHYCLGFGVPCVSGKDSMKNDYKGGGHKISIPPTVLFSVIGVVPDVNKCTTSDFKRPGELVYVLGLTRPELGGSEVSSQLGFSSAEVPQVDLLSAKARYASVFAALQRGLITACHDLSDGGLACAAAEMCIGGRLGAAIDLDRVPTCGGMNLTGLLYSESASRFLVTVPQAQKGEFEALFAGQKFAGIGQVVAEEELTMTRAGKTVVQAGVEGLAKAFKATLDW; from the coding sequence ATGCTGTTTCGTGTTGAAGTTGGTTTGAAGGCGCACGTGCGCGACGTTTTGGGCGAGCGGGTGGTCCGCAAGATCGAGAACGAACTGCACCTGGCCGTGGACGGGATCCGCATCATCAACGTCTATACACTGGAAGGCCTCACTCGGGAACAGGTGGACCTGGCCCTGGAGCGGGCCGCCCTGCACGACCCCGTGCTGCACGAGGTCTCGCTTGCGCCCCTGGCCCGGGACTTCGACTGGGCCCTGGAGGTGGGCTTCCGCCCCGGCGTCACCGACAACGCGGGCCGCACCGCCCGCGAGACCCTGGGCGTGGTGCTGGGCATCCCCACCGGCGGCGTCAGGGTCTACACCTCCAACCAGTATCTCATCTCCGGCGCGCTGGACGAGGCCACAGTGGAGCATGTCGCCAAGGACCTGCTGGCCAACGAGCTGATCCAGCGCTTCGAATACAAGTCCGCCGCCGAGTGGAAGGCGCAGTCCGGCTTCGAGGCCAAGGCCGCCGAAGTCACGGGACGGGCCAGCGACGAGGTGGCCGTCATCAATCTTTCGGCCATGAGCGACGCGGAGATGATGGATTTCTCCCGGGCCAACACCCTGGCCCTGTCCCTCAAGGAACTGCACACCATCCGCGACTACTATGCGCGGCCTGAGGTGAAGGAGGAGCGCGCCGCCCTGGGGCTGCCCGCCGACCCCACGGACGCGGAGGTCGAGGTGCTGGCCCAGACCTGGTCCGAGCACTGCAAGCACAAGATCTTCAGCTCGCAGATCACCTATGCCAACAAGGACACGGGCAAGATTTCCTCGGTGGACAGTCTGTACAAGACCTATATCCAGAACAGCACCAAGGCCATCCGTCAGCGCAACGCCGAGTCCGGCAAGTACGGCGACTACTGCCTGTCCGTGTTCAAGGACAATGCCGGGGTCATCGACTTTTCCGAGGACCTCAACGTCTGCGTGAAGATGGAGACCCACAACAGCCCGTCCGCCCTGGACCCCTACGGCGGGGCCCTCACCGGCATCGTGGGTGTGAACCGCGACCCCATGGGGACCGGCATGGGCGCCAACCTGCTGTGCAACACCGACGTTTTCTGCTTTGCCTCGCCGTACCATGAGGGCGAGCTGCCGCCCCGGCTGCTGCACCCGCGCCGCGTGTTCGAAGGCGTGCGCGAGGGCGTGGAGCATGGCGGCAACAAGTCCGGCATCCCCACGGTGAACGGCTCCATCGTCTTTGACGAGCGCTACCTGGGCAAGCCCTTGGTCTACTGCGGCACCATCGGCTCCATGCCCAAGACCGTGGCCGGACGCCCCAGCCATGAGAAAAAGGCCCGGGACGGCGACATCATCGTCATGTCCGGCGGCCGCATCGGCAAGGACGGCATCCACGGCGCCACCTTTTCGTCTGAAGAACTGCACGAGGGCTCCCCGGCCACTGCCGTGCAGATCGGCGACCCCATCACCCAGCGCAAGATGTACGACTTTCTCATGCGCGCCCGCGACCGGGGCCTGTATAACGCCATCACAGACAACGGCGCGGGCGGCCTGTCCTCGTCCGTGGGCGAGATGGCCGAGGACTCGGGCGGGTTCGACATGGATCTGGCCAAGGCCCCGCTCAAGTACGACGGCCTGCGCCCGTGGGAGATCCTCATTTCCGAGGCCCAGGAACGCATGACCATGGCCGTTCCCGCGGACAAGCTGGACGAGTTCATGGCCCTTTCCAGGGAGATGGACGTGGAGTCCACGGCCCTGGGCACCTTCAATTCCAAGGGCAGGTACCTGGTTCGCTACAACGACAAGATCGTCACCTGCCTGGACATGGAGTTCCTGCACGGCGGCGTTCCCCAGATGGAACTGGAGGCCGTGTGGGAGCGCCCGGTCATCGAGCAGGGCGGGACGCCGGACGTGGCCGACCACGGGGCGCTGCTGCACGACATGCTCGGCCGCCTGAACATCTGCTCCAAGGAATACGTGGTGCGCCAGTACGATCACGAGGTGCAGGGCCGCAGTGTGGTCAAGCCCATGGTCGGGAAAAAGAGCGACGGCCCGTCCAACGCGGGCGTGCTGCGCCCGGACCTGGCCTCGGAGCGCGGCCTGGTGGTTTCCCACGGCATCTGCCCCAAGTATTCGGACATCGACACCTACTGGATGATGGCCAACGCCATTGACGAGGGCATCCGCAACGCCGTGGCCGTGGGCGCGGACCCGGACTACATGGCCGGCGTGGACAACTTCTGCTGGTGCGACCCGGTCCAGTCCGAGTCCACCCCGGACGGCCGCTACAAGCTGGCCCAGCTCGTGCGCGCCAACGAGGCCCTGTCCCACTACTGCCTGGGCTTCGGCGTTCCCTGCGTCTCGGGCAAGGACTCCATGAAAAACGACTACAAGGGCGGCGGCCACAAGATTTCCATTCCGCCCACCGTGCTCTTCTCGGTCATCGGCGTGGTGCCCGACGTGAACAAGTGCACCACCTCGGACTTCAAGCGTCCCGGCGAGCTGGTCTACGTGCTCGGCCTGACCCGGCCCGAGCTGGGCGGTTCCGAGGTCTCCTCGCAGCTCGGTTTTTCCAGCGCGGAGGTGCCCCAGGTGGACCTGCTCTCGGCCAAGGCCCGCTACGCCTCGGTGTTCGCGGCCCTGCAGCGGGGGCTCATCACGGCCTGCCACGACCTTTCCGACGGCGGCCTGGCCTGCGCCGCAGCCGAAATGTGCATCGGCGGACGCCTGGGCGCGGCAATCGATCTGGACCGGGTGCCCACCTGCGGCGGCATGAACCTGACCGGGCTGCTGTACAGTGAGTCGGCCAGCCGGTTCCTGGTCACGGTGCCCCAGGCCCAAAAGGGCGAATTCGAGGCCCTGTTCGCGGGTCAGAAATTCGCCGGAATCGGACAGGTGGTCGCCGAAGAGGAACTGACCATGACCAGAGCCGGAAAGACGGTGGTGCAGGCGGGCGTGGAGGGCCTGGCAAAGGCCTTCAAGGCCACCCTGGACTGGTAG
- a CDS encoding cytochrome c family protein produces the protein MGDTNRWRAGCLACAAAALLWVCFQASAGVAGSDRYVGSEACADCHETQYENYKKFSKKAHSSKSVKMMAGDLTPSELKECYACHVTGYGKPGGFVSFEETPAMADAGCEVCHGPGYDHIEADGDPELIKGSLEISDCESCHNAERVSAFDYKPLLYGGAH, from the coding sequence ATGGGAGATACCAACCGGTGGAGGGCGGGCTGTCTCGCGTGTGCGGCGGCAGCCCTGCTTTGGGTCTGTTTCCAGGCGTCGGCGGGGGTGGCCGGTTCGGACAGGTACGTGGGGTCCGAGGCGTGCGCCGACTGTCATGAAACCCAGTACGAAAACTACAAGAAATTCTCCAAGAAGGCGCATTCCAGCAAGTCGGTCAAGATGATGGCCGGGGACCTGACGCCTTCGGAACTCAAGGAATGTTATGCCTGCCATGTGACCGGCTACGGGAAGCCGGGCGGGTTCGTCTCCTTTGAGGAGACCCCGGCCATGGCCGACGCCGGATGCGAGGTCTGCCACGGTCCCGGGTACGACCATATCGAGGCCGACGGGGACCCCGAGCTCATCAAGGGCAGTCTGGAGATTTCCGACTGTGAATCCTGCCACAACGCCGAGCGCGTGTCCGCGTTCGACTACAAGCCGCTACTCTACGGCGGCGCGCACTAG